A window of Amycolatopsis australiensis contains these coding sequences:
- the ligD gene encoding non-homologous end-joining DNA ligase encodes MSGPGWREPTLATLTDRRFSDENWLYERKLDGVRAICVRDGGTPTLYSRNHKVMDTAYPELVEALAAQGGPRFVADGEIVAFDGGNTSFAALQPRIHVSDPDRARATGVRVYYYLFDLLYYDDQDTTALPLRQRKALLRDAFDFEDPLRLSAHRNTEGEKFYDEACRRGWEGVIAKRADAPYHHGRSPDWLKFKCAQGQELVIGGFTDPQGARHGFGALLLGYHEDGGLKYAGKVGTGFDEKLLSSLHARLRERETSRSPFAGPVRERGAHWVRPDLVAQIGFSEWTRDGRLRHPRFAGLREDKKAADVVRERA; translated from the coding sequence GTGAGCGGGCCAGGCTGGCGCGAGCCGACCTTGGCCACGCTCACCGACCGCCGCTTCTCCGACGAGAACTGGCTCTACGAGCGCAAGCTGGACGGCGTCCGGGCGATCTGCGTGCGGGACGGCGGCACGCCGACGCTCTATTCGCGCAACCACAAGGTGATGGACACCGCCTACCCGGAGCTCGTCGAAGCGCTGGCCGCCCAGGGCGGCCCGCGGTTCGTCGCCGACGGCGAGATCGTCGCGTTCGACGGCGGCAACACCAGCTTCGCCGCCCTCCAGCCGCGCATCCACGTCAGCGACCCGGACCGCGCCCGGGCCACCGGCGTGCGCGTCTACTACTACCTGTTCGACCTGCTGTACTACGACGACCAGGACACGACCGCGTTGCCGCTGCGCCAGCGGAAGGCACTGCTGCGGGACGCCTTCGACTTCGAAGACCCGCTGCGGCTGTCGGCGCACCGCAACACCGAAGGCGAGAAGTTCTACGACGAAGCCTGCCGGCGCGGCTGGGAAGGCGTCATCGCGAAGCGGGCGGACGCGCCCTATCACCATGGACGGTCACCCGACTGGCTGAAGTTCAAGTGCGCGCAGGGTCAGGAACTCGTCATCGGCGGCTTCACCGACCCGCAGGGCGCGCGGCACGGCTTCGGCGCGTTGCTGCTGGGCTACCACGAAGACGGCGGCCTGAAGTACGCCGGCAAGGTCGGCACCGGGTTCGACGAGAAGCTGCTGTCGTCGCTGCACGCGCGGCTGCGGGAGCGCGAGACGTCGCGGTCGCCGTTCGCCGGGCCGGTCCGGGAACGCGGCGCGCACTGGGTCCGGCCGGACCTGGTGGCGCAGATCGGCTTTTCCGAATGGACGCGCGACGGGCGGCTGCGGCATCCGCGGTTCGCCGGCCTGCGCGAGGACAAGAAGGCGGCGGACGTCGTGCGGGAGCGGGCATGA